In Streptomyces sp. SN-593, a single genomic region encodes these proteins:
- a CDS encoding type III PLP-dependent enzyme, with protein sequence MHDETLLAALAATDEDRIVFDLSGIEDRYASLLAELPGVAVRFALKACPVDEVLDCLARKGSGVDAASVQEIGQALRAGVPPERIHYGNTIKSDPDIAQAYRLGIRDFATDSLEDVTALAEHAPGARVFCRLATDGGGALWGLSRKFGCSAQDAVAVLERARASGLEPAGLSVHVGSQQMTAGAWGRAFDQLTEVIAVLAERGMSLRYVDIGGGLPALGYLDERGEVLDPPLDKMFAVIREGMQRCRDAGGELDFVVEPGRYLVADHGAVRAHVVRMSLRHTAAGEPHHWLYLSCGKFNGLYEMDALQYRLVFPGHDGGRYVPATVAGPTCDSDDAYPGGHRPVRVPAGIASGDPVWVLSSGAYAVSYMTRGFNGFGPLPWTCVRRAEGGGR encoded by the coding sequence ATCCACGACGAGACGCTGCTCGCCGCACTGGCGGCGACCGACGAGGACCGGATCGTCTTCGACCTCAGCGGGATCGAGGACCGCTACGCGTCCCTGCTCGCCGAACTGCCCGGCGTCGCCGTGCGGTTCGCGCTCAAGGCGTGCCCGGTGGACGAGGTCCTCGACTGCCTGGCCCGCAAGGGCAGCGGGGTGGACGCGGCCAGCGTGCAGGAGATCGGCCAGGCCCTGCGCGCCGGCGTCCCCCCGGAACGCATCCACTACGGCAACACGATCAAGTCCGACCCGGACATCGCGCAGGCGTACCGGCTCGGCATCAGGGACTTCGCCACCGACAGCCTGGAGGACGTCACCGCGCTCGCCGAACACGCGCCCGGCGCACGGGTGTTCTGCCGGCTCGCCACCGACGGCGGCGGCGCGCTGTGGGGACTGAGCCGCAAGTTCGGCTGCTCGGCGCAGGACGCGGTGGCCGTGCTGGAACGGGCCCGCGCTTCGGGCCTGGAACCGGCCGGGCTGTCCGTGCACGTCGGGTCCCAGCAGATGACCGCCGGGGCGTGGGGCCGGGCGTTCGACCAACTCACCGAGGTGATCGCCGTGCTGGCCGAGCGCGGGATGTCGCTGCGGTACGTCGACATCGGAGGCGGGCTCCCGGCGCTCGGCTACCTCGACGAGCGCGGCGAGGTGCTCGACCCGCCGCTGGACAAGATGTTCGCCGTGATCCGGGAGGGCATGCAGCGCTGCCGGGACGCGGGCGGCGAGCTGGACTTCGTGGTGGAGCCGGGCCGCTACCTCGTGGCCGACCACGGCGCGGTCCGGGCGCACGTGGTGCGGATGTCGCTGCGGCACACCGCGGCCGGCGAGCCGCACCACTGGCTCTACCTGAGCTGCGGGAAGTTCAACGGCCTGTACGAGATGGACGCGTTGCAGTACCGGCTGGTCTTCCCCGGCCACGACGGAGGCCGGTACGTCCCGGCGACCGTCGCGGGGCCCACCTGCGACAGCGACGACGCGTACCCGGGCGGTCACCGGCCGGTCCGGGTGCCCGCGGGGATCGCTTCGGGCGACCCGGTCTGGGTGCTGTCCAGCGGTGCCTACGCGGTCAGTTACATGACGCGGGGCTTTAACGGCTTCGGCCCGCTGCCGTGGACGTGCGTGCGACGGGCGGAGGGCGGGGGCCGGTGA
- a CDS encoding GNAT family N-acetyltransferase — MNGHVLIRPIADGDWDAIVELEAATYAPGGLSEGRAALESKARVSPRTCFALEWGADPSMGAGAGAGAGSGGPGGPPGPAGARRLAGYLLALPYPEDSYPGLAHGEEAAFTSRKLHLHDLAIAGDARGRGLGTRLLGRLTEAAREQGFDRISLIAVGGSHTFWSAHGFTARPGAVDVHGYGPDAVYMTMPLPSVTPARDEVG, encoded by the coding sequence GTGAACGGGCACGTGCTGATCCGGCCGATCGCCGACGGGGACTGGGACGCCATCGTCGAGCTGGAGGCGGCCACCTACGCCCCCGGCGGCCTGTCGGAGGGACGGGCGGCACTGGAGTCCAAGGCCCGGGTCTCCCCGCGGACGTGCTTCGCGCTGGAGTGGGGCGCGGACCCGAGCATGGGTGCGGGTGCGGGTGCGGGTGCCGGTTCGGGTGGACCCGGCGGTCCGCCCGGCCCCGCCGGCGCGCGGCGGCTGGCGGGCTACCTGCTGGCCCTGCCCTACCCGGAGGACTCCTACCCGGGCTTGGCCCACGGCGAGGAGGCCGCCTTCACCTCGCGCAAGCTGCACCTGCACGACCTGGCGATCGCCGGGGACGCGCGCGGCCGCGGCCTCGGGACGCGGCTGCTCGGCCGGCTCACCGAGGCGGCCCGGGAGCAGGGCTTCGACCGGATCTCGCTGATCGCGGTCGGCGGCAGCCACACCTTCTGGTCCGCCCACGGCTTCACCGCGCGCCCCGGCGCGGTGGACGTGCACGGCTACGGGCCGGACGCCGTGTACATGACGATGCCGCTGCCGAGCGTGACACCGGCACGAGACGAAGTGGGATGA
- a CDS encoding MFS transporter, with protein MLRVHDPFRRGQLATAALFFSLGFQYATWAARLPAIKSHLDLTAAEVGLLLMATGIGAVATFPVVAVLMRRLGSRRLALGSAACLALLLLAMSALPDYPVALLVMLCDGALVGALNVSMNAQGAALEAVYERNAMARLHAVFSAGSLVAALLASAMNALTSTLVVHFAVAAALVLLLLGFARTGLLAQDRQPEEKKEKGGGRWSLPSRATLWLGAAMVFGTVTEGAMNDWSALYMKDVAKASAELAPMGIAVVSVMMVLARVFADSWRGRWGDGPIVRGGSALAAVGLALALLSGGAVPALIGFACVGLGIASVTPCVYVAAARNGSDALTVVATMGTTGLLAGPPVIGFIANASGLVWALGAVAAAAMLVSVCGTRIRWTPVGAEPDVAAEAGVPAGSA; from the coding sequence ATGCTGCGCGTTCACGATCCTTTCCGCCGGGGCCAGTTGGCCACGGCCGCGCTGTTCTTCTCGCTGGGCTTCCAGTACGCGACCTGGGCGGCGCGGCTGCCCGCGATCAAGTCGCACCTGGACCTGACCGCGGCGGAGGTCGGCCTGCTGCTGATGGCCACCGGCATCGGGGCGGTGGCCACCTTCCCGGTGGTGGCCGTGCTGATGAGGCGGCTGGGCTCGCGTCGGCTCGCGCTCGGCTCCGCGGCGTGCCTGGCACTGCTGCTGCTGGCGATGTCGGCGCTGCCGGACTACCCGGTCGCCCTGCTGGTGATGCTCTGCGACGGCGCCCTGGTCGGCGCGCTCAACGTGTCGATGAACGCGCAGGGCGCCGCTCTGGAGGCGGTGTACGAGCGCAACGCGATGGCCCGGCTGCACGCCGTCTTCAGCGCCGGCTCGCTGGTGGCGGCCCTGCTGGCGTCGGCCATGAACGCCCTGACCTCCACCCTGGTCGTGCACTTCGCGGTCGCCGCCGCCCTGGTCCTGCTGCTCCTCGGCTTCGCGCGGACCGGACTGCTCGCGCAGGACCGGCAGCCGGAGGAGAAGAAGGAGAAGGGCGGCGGCCGGTGGTCGCTGCCGTCCCGGGCCACGCTGTGGCTGGGCGCCGCGATGGTGTTCGGCACGGTGACCGAGGGCGCCATGAACGACTGGTCCGCCCTGTACATGAAGGACGTCGCCAAGGCGTCGGCCGAACTGGCGCCGATGGGCATCGCCGTCGTGTCGGTGATGATGGTGCTCGCCCGCGTCTTCGCCGACTCCTGGCGCGGCCGCTGGGGCGACGGCCCCATCGTCCGGGGCGGCAGCGCGCTGGCGGCCGTCGGGCTGGCGCTCGCCCTGCTCAGCGGGGGAGCGGTGCCCGCGCTGATCGGCTTCGCCTGCGTCGGCCTCGGGATCGCCTCGGTCACGCCCTGCGTGTACGTGGCCGCCGCGAGGAACGGTTCCGACGCGCTGACCGTCGTGGCCACCATGGGCACGACCGGACTGCTCGCCGGGCCGCCGGTGATCGGCTTCATCGCGAACGCGAGCGGGCTGGTCTGGGCGCTCGGGGCGGTCGCCGCCGCCGCGATGCTGGTGTCCGTGTGCGGCACCCGGATCCGCTGGACCCCGGTCGGCGCGGAGCCCGACGTCGCCGCCGAGGCGGGGGTGCCGGCCGGCTCCGCGTGA
- a CDS encoding DUF6343 family protein encodes MSRTSGTTRTGGTPGAPGPPGHVRTSRTGYEPTKARSALRLRLTLALLGVVWGAGAAVGCAYADRPGWAAVCALIALVALVDVFVVRYRMRQGTRYQPGRDEPPVPPADARPGPRPRSGGGARR; translated from the coding sequence GTGTCCAGAACCTCCGGGACCACCAGGACCGGCGGAACGCCCGGGGCCCCCGGGCCCCCGGGGCACGTCAGGACGTCCAGGACCGGGTACGAACCCACGAAGGCCCGCAGCGCGCTACGGCTGCGGCTCACGCTGGCGCTGCTCGGCGTCGTCTGGGGTGCGGGCGCGGCCGTCGGCTGCGCGTACGCGGACCGGCCGGGCTGGGCGGCGGTGTGCGCGCTCATCGCGCTGGTCGCCTTGGTGGACGTCTTCGTCGTCAGGTACCGGATGCGGCAGGGCACCCGCTACCAGCCCGGCCGGGACGAGCCTCCGGTCCCGCCGGCGGATGCCCGGCCCGGCCCCCGGCCCCGCTCCGGTGGTGGCGCGCGGCGCTGA
- a CDS encoding GNAT family N-acetyltransferase, translated as MVATRDSGAVTVREYVPADAAAVCALLRAEEPQQVATPRSVHAQAVAMPARQHCRLLLAEIGGRMVGCARTGLFADAQDAGAGFANVNVAVADRGRGAGRALLAAAEAHLEAVGATSCYAWAHPEPACEDFATAHGYRPGREARFLRLDLGPGGPLPSRPRLPRGVLLLPAVAWERDPRPLWRTDVECFRDEPGDVAADHLSYTDWRALNWDRPDFDADLSTVAVVDGEVAGLVIVQTDGERHYASGGTGVRRHFRGRGLAKAAKAHSLHLARAKGYREATTSNDDGNAPMLAVNIWLGYQLSGSERRYIRDLSPVRPA; from the coding sequence ATGGTGGCGACGAGGGACTCCGGGGCCGTGACCGTCAGGGAGTACGTACCCGCGGACGCCGCGGCCGTCTGCGCGCTGCTGCGTGCCGAGGAGCCCCAGCAGGTCGCCACCCCCAGGAGCGTGCACGCGCAGGCGGTGGCCATGCCGGCCCGGCAGCACTGCCGGCTGCTGCTCGCGGAGATCGGCGGGCGGATGGTCGGGTGCGCCAGGACCGGGCTGTTCGCCGACGCCCAGGACGCGGGCGCGGGCTTCGCCAACGTCAACGTCGCGGTCGCCGACCGTGGGCGCGGCGCCGGCCGTGCGCTGCTGGCCGCCGCCGAGGCGCACCTGGAGGCGGTCGGTGCGACCTCCTGCTACGCGTGGGCGCATCCCGAACCCGCCTGTGAGGACTTCGCGACCGCGCACGGCTACCGGCCCGGCCGGGAGGCGCGGTTCCTGCGGCTCGACCTCGGGCCCGGCGGCCCCCTGCCGAGCCGTCCGCGGCTGCCGCGCGGGGTGCTCCTGCTGCCGGCCGTCGCCTGGGAGCGCGACCCCCGGCCGCTGTGGCGCACGGACGTGGAGTGCTTCCGCGACGAGCCCGGCGACGTCGCCGCCGACCACCTCAGCTACACCGACTGGCGCGCCCTGAACTGGGACCGCCCGGACTTCGACGCCGACCTCTCCACCGTCGCGGTGGTGGACGGCGAGGTCGCGGGCCTGGTCATCGTGCAGACCGACGGGGAACGGCACTACGCCTCAGGCGGCACCGGCGTGCGGCGCCACTTCCGCGGCCGCGGCCTGGCCAAGGCCGCCAAGGCCCACTCCCTGCACCTGGCCCGCGCGAAGGGCTACCGCGAGGCCACCACCAGCAACGACGACGGCAACGCCCCCATGCTCGCGGTCAACATCTGGCTCGGGTACCAACTCAGCGGCTCCGAACGGCGGTACATACGTGACCTCTCCCCAGTCCGCCCCGCATGA
- a CDS encoding DUF1349 domain-containing protein codes for MTSPQSAPHDLPWSQAEWLNPPQDVATDGTDLLVTARSGSDFWRTTSYGFVRDDGHALLTGLPPGSAVEVGFRADFAELYDQAGALVRVDASTWIKAGLEMSDGHPQLGAVVTRGTSDWSLAPVPDWAGREVTVRVSRSGDAVTVRARREQEPWRMVRLAWLDPAAEARAGLFCCSPERGGLTVRFTRLATGPADTSLH; via the coding sequence GTGACCTCTCCCCAGTCCGCCCCGCATGACCTGCCCTGGTCGCAGGCGGAGTGGCTCAACCCGCCGCAGGACGTCGCCACCGACGGCACCGACCTGCTGGTCACCGCCCGCTCCGGCAGCGACTTCTGGCGCACCACGAGCTACGGCTTCGTGCGCGACGACGGACACGCGCTGCTCACCGGCCTCCCGCCCGGCAGCGCCGTCGAGGTCGGCTTCCGCGCCGACTTCGCCGAACTGTACGACCAGGCCGGCGCGCTGGTCCGGGTCGACGCCTCGACCTGGATCAAGGCCGGCCTCGAGATGTCCGACGGCCATCCCCAACTCGGCGCGGTCGTCACCCGCGGCACCTCCGACTGGTCGCTGGCCCCCGTGCCGGACTGGGCGGGCCGCGAGGTGACCGTCCGGGTCAGCAGGTCCGGTGACGCGGTCACGGTGCGGGCCCGCCGCGAGCAGGAGCCGTGGCGCATGGTCCGGCTGGCGTGGCTCGACCCGGCGGCAGAGGCACGGGCCGGGCTGTTCTGTTGCAGTCCCGAACGGGGCGGGCTGACCGTGCGTTTCACCCGGCTGGCGACCGGTCCCGCCGACACGTCGCTGCACTGA
- a CDS encoding TetR/AcrR family transcriptional regulator has product MGVVTDAAAADREPKQDRARATRQRILAAAVSCLAERGWSGSTVAVVCARAGVTRGAAQHHFRTREELFTAAIAHMAEEWLAAVRERARALPGSGRDRTHAVVDMLVDVHTGPLFRAALHLWVAATDEPALQPRVAALEARIGREAHRLAVEFLGADESVPGVRETVQGTLDMARGLGLANLLSDDSARRAGIVRQWSRTLDTVLRPPAEGN; this is encoded by the coding sequence ATGGGCGTTGTGACCGATGCGGCGGCGGCCGACCGCGAGCCGAAGCAGGACCGGGCCCGCGCCACCCGGCAGCGCATCCTGGCCGCGGCCGTGTCGTGCCTGGCCGAACGCGGCTGGTCCGGCAGCACCGTGGCGGTGGTGTGCGCGCGGGCCGGGGTGACCCGCGGCGCCGCGCAGCACCACTTCCGCACCCGGGAGGAGTTGTTCACCGCGGCGATCGCGCACATGGCCGAGGAGTGGCTGGCCGCCGTCCGCGAACGAGCCCGCGCGCTGCCCGGCAGCGGCCGGGACCGTACCCACGCGGTCGTGGACATGCTCGTCGACGTGCACACCGGGCCCCTCTTCCGCGCGGCCCTGCACCTGTGGGTGGCTGCGACCGACGAGCCGGCGCTCCAGCCCCGGGTGGCCGCGCTGGAGGCCCGGATCGGGCGCGAGGCGCACCGGCTGGCCGTGGAGTTCCTGGGTGCCGACGAGTCGGTGCCGGGCGTGCGGGAGACGGTGCAGGGCACCCTGGACATGGCCCGCGGCCTGGGACTGGCCAACCTGCTCAGCGACGACTCGGCGCGCCGGGCCGGGATCGTACGGCAGTGGTCGCGGACGCTGGACACGGTGCTGCGGCCGCCGGCCGAGGGGAACTGA
- a CDS encoding enoyl-CoA hydratase family protein: protein MAATAPLVQRHLDRGIAVITLDSPHNRNALSADLLDGLASALRRSAADTAVRAVLLTHTGGTFCSGADLADRRVQQGPALLAELMRQMASLPKPVVARVRGHARAGGLGLLAACDIAVATDDASYAFTESRLGLAPAVASIPVLAAGDRRALARYFLTGERFGTAEAIRTGLVTAWDDDLDGILAGLRAASPQGLAATKELTAAALLDRLDADTEAMAELSGRLFASADAAEGMHAFLERRDPSWAL, encoded by the coding sequence GTGGCAGCCACAGCGCCGCTGGTCCAGCGGCACCTCGACCGCGGTATCGCCGTCATCACCCTCGACTCCCCGCACAACCGCAACGCCCTGTCCGCCGACCTGCTGGACGGGCTCGCGTCGGCGCTGCGGCGGTCCGCCGCGGACACCGCGGTCCGGGCGGTACTGCTCACCCACACCGGCGGCACGTTCTGCTCCGGCGCCGACCTCGCCGACCGCCGCGTCCAGCAGGGTCCGGCCCTGCTGGCGGAGCTGATGCGGCAGATGGCGAGCCTGCCCAAGCCGGTGGTGGCGCGGGTGCGCGGGCACGCCAGGGCGGGCGGGCTCGGACTGCTGGCCGCCTGCGACATCGCGGTGGCGACCGACGACGCCTCCTACGCCTTCACCGAGTCCCGGCTCGGACTCGCCCCCGCCGTCGCCTCGATACCGGTCCTGGCCGCGGGCGACCGGCGCGCCTTGGCCCGCTACTTCCTCACCGGCGAGCGCTTCGGCACGGCCGAGGCGATCAGGACCGGGCTGGTCACCGCGTGGGACGACGACCTCGACGGCATCCTCGCCGGGCTGCGCGCCGCCTCGCCGCAGGGCCTGGCCGCGACCAAGGAGCTGACCGCGGCGGCGCTGCTGGACCGGCTGGACGCCGACACCGAGGCGATGGCCGAGCTCAGCGGCCGGCTCTTCGCGTCCGCCGACGCCGCGGAGGGCATGCACGCCTTCCTCGAACGCCGGGACCCGTCATGGGCGTTGTGA
- a CDS encoding acyl-CoA dehydrogenase family protein → MSTDATPFDHALLESDERRALRAAVGALGRRYGRDYFTRTVRAGEQPDELWQEAGRLGYLGVNLPEEYGGGGRGLAELSIVLEELGAAGSPLLLLVVSPAICGTVIARFGTAAQKERWLPGLAAGTLRMAFAITEPDAGSNSHRISTTARRDEDTGGWRLTGRKVFISGVDIADATLVVGRTADARTGKLKPCLFIVERGTPGFEFRQIEMEVAAPEKQFQLFLDDVALPADALVGDEDAGLLQLFAGLNPERVMTAAFSIGMGRYALSRAVEYARTRQVWQAPIGAHQAIAHPLAQAHIELELARLMMQKAAHLYDAGDDMGAGEAANMAKYAAAEAGAKAVDQAVHTLGGNGLTAEYGLATLLTASRVGRIAPVSREMILNFVSHHTLGLPKSY, encoded by the coding sequence ATGAGCACCGACGCGACCCCCTTCGACCACGCGCTGCTGGAGAGCGACGAGCGGCGTGCGCTGCGCGCGGCGGTCGGCGCCCTCGGCCGCCGCTACGGCCGGGACTACTTCACCCGGACCGTCCGCGCCGGCGAGCAGCCGGACGAGCTGTGGCAGGAGGCCGGCCGGCTCGGCTACCTCGGCGTGAACCTGCCCGAGGAGTACGGCGGCGGCGGTCGAGGGCTCGCCGAACTGTCCATCGTGCTGGAGGAGTTGGGCGCCGCCGGCAGCCCCCTGCTGCTGCTGGTGGTGTCGCCGGCGATCTGCGGCACCGTGATCGCCCGGTTCGGCACGGCCGCGCAGAAGGAGCGCTGGCTGCCCGGGCTGGCCGCCGGCACGCTGCGGATGGCCTTCGCCATCACCGAGCCGGACGCGGGTTCCAACTCGCACCGGATCTCCACCACCGCGCGCCGCGACGAGGACACCGGCGGCTGGCGGCTGACCGGACGCAAGGTCTTCATCTCCGGGGTGGACATCGCCGACGCCACGCTGGTCGTCGGCCGCACCGCGGACGCCCGTACGGGGAAGCTCAAGCCCTGCCTGTTCATCGTCGAACGCGGCACCCCCGGCTTCGAGTTCCGGCAGATCGAGATGGAGGTGGCCGCGCCCGAGAAGCAGTTCCAGCTCTTCCTCGACGACGTGGCGCTGCCCGCCGACGCGCTGGTCGGCGACGAGGACGCCGGACTGCTCCAGCTCTTCGCGGGGCTCAACCCGGAGCGCGTGATGACCGCCGCCTTCTCCATCGGGATGGGCCGCTACGCCCTGTCCCGGGCGGTGGAGTACGCCCGTACCCGGCAGGTCTGGCAGGCACCGATCGGCGCCCACCAGGCGATCGCCCACCCCCTCGCGCAGGCCCACATCGAGCTGGAACTCGCCCGGTTGATGATGCAGAAGGCCGCGCACCTCTACGACGCGGGCGACGACATGGGCGCCGGCGAGGCGGCCAACATGGCCAAGTACGCCGCCGCGGAGGCCGGTGCGAAGGCGGTCGACCAGGCCGTGCACACCCTCGGCGGCAACGGCCTGACGGCCGAGTACGGCCTGGCCACGCTGCTCACCGCCTCCCGGGTGGGCCGGATCGCCCCGGTCAGCCGCGAGATGATCCTCAACTTCGTCTCGCACCACACGCTGGGCCTGCCCAAGTCGTACTGA
- a CDS encoding biotin carboxylase N-terminal domain-containing protein: protein MTEEARHSTRRPARPSAEPAGDPTAESPAQPTAQSPAQQPAPGPAPAAREQIRVVLVANRGEIARRVLRSCRTLGIGTVAVHSDPDAGAAHVREADRAVRLPGESAAETYLRGESVVAAALAAGADAVHPGYGFLSESARFAAAVREAGLTWIGPSPEAVAAMGSKTRAKELMAAAGVPLFTALDPDGVRPADLPVLVKAAAGGGGRGMRIVRELSALESELTAARAEARAAFGDGEVFVEPYAQGARHIEVQVLADAHGTVWVLGERDCSVQRRHQKVVEETPAPGLAATVRTALHDAAARAARAIGYEGAGTVEFLVGADGRPYFLEMNTRLQVEHPVTECVFGVDLVAWQIRIAEGAALPPDPPLPRGHAVEARLYAEDPARGWQPQAGPVHRLEVPGVDAEFTLPPGRDAGLRLDSGVTGGDTVGVHYDPMLAKVIAWAPTRAEAVRRLAVGLRRARIHGPLTNRQLITDILHHPDFAAARFDTGWLEGHLAELTGPRGQGGETGETGDAGARAGGSGATGGKGATGREERTAALAAALADAASRGVASAPPARPAPVAARLGGWRNLPSQPQVKRYRAQPSGTEHEVRYRLTRDGLTAEGHDGVVLVSAAPDRVVLEVTGVRRTLEVAAYGDQVFVDGPDGGVALVALPRFADPAEQVAPGSLRAPMPGTVVRIGRFAPGDKVERGEPLLWLEAMKMEHVVTAPTAGTLAELTAVVGAQVEPGAVLAVVKEDGNPPRQEP, encoded by the coding sequence ATGACCGAGGAAGCCCGGCACTCCACCCGGCGGCCCGCCCGGCCCAGCGCCGAGCCCGCTGGCGATCCCACGGCCGAGAGCCCCGCCCAGCCCACCGCCCAGAGCCCCGCCCAGCAGCCCGCACCGGGCCCCGCACCCGCCGCGCGCGAGCAGATCCGGGTCGTCCTCGTGGCGAACCGGGGCGAGATCGCCCGCCGGGTGCTGCGCAGTTGCCGCACCCTGGGCATCGGCACGGTGGCCGTCCACTCCGACCCGGACGCCGGCGCGGCACACGTCCGGGAGGCGGACCGGGCGGTGCGGCTGCCCGGGGAGTCGGCCGCGGAGACCTACCTGCGCGGGGAGTCGGTGGTCGCCGCGGCGCTGGCGGCCGGCGCGGACGCGGTGCACCCGGGGTACGGATTCCTGTCGGAGAGCGCGCGGTTCGCGGCGGCCGTGCGGGAGGCGGGGCTGACCTGGATCGGCCCGTCGCCGGAGGCGGTGGCCGCGATGGGCTCGAAGACCCGGGCGAAGGAGCTGATGGCGGCGGCCGGGGTGCCGCTGTTCACGGCGCTCGACCCGGACGGGGTCCGCCCGGCCGACCTGCCGGTGCTGGTGAAGGCCGCGGCGGGCGGCGGCGGCCGCGGCATGCGGATCGTCCGCGAACTGAGCGCCTTGGAAAGCGAGTTGACCGCCGCCCGGGCGGAGGCGCGGGCGGCGTTCGGCGACGGCGAGGTGTTCGTCGAGCCGTACGCACAGGGCGCACGGCACATCGAGGTGCAGGTGCTGGCCGACGCGCACGGCACCGTGTGGGTGCTGGGCGAGCGGGACTGCTCGGTGCAGCGCCGGCACCAGAAGGTCGTCGAGGAGACCCCGGCGCCCGGCCTGGCCGCCACCGTGCGCACGGCCCTGCACGACGCGGCCGCCCGCGCGGCGCGGGCGATCGGCTACGAGGGCGCCGGCACCGTGGAGTTCCTGGTCGGCGCGGACGGACGACCGTACTTCCTGGAGATGAACACCCGCCTCCAGGTGGAGCACCCGGTCACCGAGTGCGTCTTCGGGGTGGACCTGGTGGCGTGGCAGATCAGGATCGCCGAGGGCGCCGCGCTGCCGCCCGACCCCCCGCTGCCGCGTGGGCACGCCGTCGAGGCGCGGCTGTACGCGGAGGACCCGGCCCGCGGCTGGCAGCCGCAGGCCGGTCCGGTCCACCGGCTGGAGGTACCGGGCGTGGACGCGGAGTTCACGCTCCCGCCGGGGCGCGACGCGGGCCTGCGACTGGACTCCGGAGTGACCGGCGGTGACACCGTCGGCGTGCACTACGACCCGATGCTCGCCAAGGTGATCGCCTGGGCCCCGACCCGCGCCGAGGCGGTCCGCCGGCTGGCCGTCGGTCTGCGACGGGCGCGCATCCACGGTCCACTGACGAACCGTCAGCTCATCACGGACATCCTGCACCATCCCGACTTCGCGGCCGCCCGGTTCGACACGGGCTGGCTGGAGGGGCACCTGGCCGAGCTGACCGGGCCCCGCGGGCAAGGCGGGGAGACCGGGGAGACCGGGGACGCGGGAGCGCGGGCGGGCGGGAGCGGTGCGACCGGTGGGAAGGGCGCGACCGGGAGGGAGGAGCGCACGGCCGCACTGGCCGCCGCGCTCGCGGACGCGGCCAGCCGCGGCGTGGCGTCCGCTCCCCCGGCCCGGCCGGCCCCGGTCGCCGCCCGCCTCGGCGGCTGGCGCAACCTCCCGTCGCAGCCGCAGGTCAAGCGCTACCGGGCGCAGCCGTCCGGCACCGAGCACGAGGTCCGCTACCGGCTGACCCGCGACGGCCTGACCGCCGAGGGCCACGACGGCGTCGTGCTCGTGTCCGCGGCCCCGGACCGGGTGGTGCTCGAAGTCACCGGCGTCCGGCGGACCTTGGAGGTGGCCGCCTACGGCGACCAGGTGTTCGTCGACGGGCCCGACGGCGGCGTCGCGCTGGTCGCGCTGCCGCGCTTCGCCGACCCCGCCGAGCAGGTCGCACCCGGGTCGCTGCGCGCGCCGATGCCCGGCACGGTGGTCCGGATCGGCCGTTTCGCACCGGGCGACAAGGTGGAGCGCGGCGAGCCGCTGCTGTGGCTGGAGGCGATGAAGATGGAGCACGTGGTCACCGCCCCCACGGCGGGCACGCTCGCCGAACTCACCGCCGTGGTGGGCGCGCAGGTCGAGCCCGGCGCCGTCCTGGCCGTCGTGAAGGAGGACGGAAACCCGCCGCGACAGGAGCCGTGA